The proteins below come from a single Natranaerofaba carboxydovora genomic window:
- the recF gene encoding DNA replication/repair protein RecF (All proteins in this family for which functions are known are DNA-binding proteins that assist the filamentation of RecA onto DNA for the initiation of recombination or recombinational repair.) codes for MYIKNILINNFRNYSKLDLSFEKPINLFFGNNAEGKTNLLEAIYYLATGKSHRTQNVKELIKWDRDLFYLKSEIIKKSTEVKLELGYNLNNNKKVKINGVEKNEFSKMGLNVVMFSPEDLMLIKGSPENRRRFLNLEISQTDNAYAYHLYHYNKTLRQRNKFLKEKAINYKNYNNLKDQLYIWDKQLAEHGVKILIKRKDIIHKLGILSKLNSRKISEGQEVLELSYLSTIDLDESDGNGNNKDLEFYYLDLLQKKEQIDKDVYKKITTIGPHRDDLLFKINNKEAKKFGSQGQIRTIVLSLKIAELELIKSEIGEYPVLLLDDVLSELDVKRRRHLLEISKNKVQTFITGTKKEDFMNEILNSAQIFKVKDGEIYT; via the coding sequence TTGTATATAAAAAATATACTTATTAATAATTTTCGCAATTACTCAAAGTTAGATTTGTCTTTTGAAAAGCCAATAAATCTTTTTTTTGGCAATAATGCAGAAGGAAAAACAAATCTACTAGAAGCAATATATTATTTAGCTACTGGAAAATCTCATAGAACACAAAATGTTAAAGAGCTGATAAAATGGGATAGAGATTTATTTTATCTTAAGAGTGAGATAATAAAAAAATCAACAGAAGTTAAATTAGAATTGGGTTATAATTTAAATAATAATAAAAAAGTTAAAATTAATGGAGTAGAAAAAAATGAGTTCAGTAAAATGGGCTTAAATGTAGTAATGTTTAGCCCTGAAGATTTAATGTTAATCAAGGGATCTCCTGAAAACAGAAGGAGATTTCTAAATTTAGAAATCTCTCAAACCGATAATGCTTATGCTTATCATTTATATCACTATAATAAAACATTAAGACAGAGAAACAAGTTTTTAAAAGAAAAAGCAATTAATTACAAAAATTATAATAACCTAAAAGATCAATTATATATCTGGGACAAGCAGTTAGCAGAACATGGTGTAAAAATCTTAATTAAAAGAAAAGATATAATTCATAAATTGGGTATATTATCAAAATTGAATTCTAGAAAAATTTCTGAAGGACAAGAAGTCTTGGAGTTAAGTTATCTTTCAACTATAGATTTAGATGAAAGTGATGGAAATGGGAATAATAAAGATTTAGAATTCTATTATTTAGATCTATTACAGAAAAAAGAACAAATAGATAAAGATGTTTATAAGAAAATAACAACTATTGGGCCTCATAGAGATGATCTTTTGTTTAAAATAAATAATAAAGAAGCCAAAAAATTTGGTTCTCAAGGTCAAATAAGAACAATTGTGTTATCGCTCAAAATAGCTGAGTTAGAGTTAATTAAGTCTGAAATAGGCGAATATCCAGTATTACTTCTTGATGATGTACTAAGTGAACTTGATGTAAAAAGAAGAAGACATCTTTTAGAAATATCAAAAAATAAGGTACAGACATTTATTACTGGAACGAAAAAAGAAGATTTCATGAATGAAATTTTGAATTCTGCCCAGATTTTCAAAGTTAAGGATGGTGAGATCTATACGTGA
- a CDS encoding DUF721 domain-containing protein has product MKPLKDSLNKTISSLGIREKLKEQFLINNWENIVGSKLYKICRPRKIKNGIIFIVCPSPLWVQELTFKKMEIIKKVNKKFNYKFCIDIKFVPGSLDEDYNKVSNLDSKEEYSFDYITIDKSEQNWVKNTVDSGNIEDEQLKLKIKNILEKDIRYKKKRKDLGFLICGECGRYVKPEEYSNYNKMCLICYNYFTKKRMKSIMDMLEDTPWLCRKDLEEYYNDLTSQEYNRIKKKIKDKAVDEVYKAYFAFKDKETEENYKWLKNSLNKYVFVVSGKKPDEIDNSTWQKWVKSLNKKIYEKIIKNY; this is encoded by the coding sequence GTGAAACCTCTAAAAGATTCACTAAATAAAACAATATCTAGCCTTGGTATAAGAGAAAAACTAAAAGAGCAATTTTTGATCAACAATTGGGAGAATATAGTAGGGAGTAAGCTTTATAAAATTTGTCGTCCAAGAAAAATAAAAAATGGTATAATATTTATAGTATGTCCGTCACCCTTATGGGTTCAGGAACTAACTTTTAAAAAAATGGAAATTATAAAAAAAGTAAATAAGAAATTTAATTATAAATTTTGTATAGATATAAAGTTTGTACCTGGAAGTTTGGATGAAGATTATAATAAAGTAAGCAACTTAGATAGCAAAGAGGAATATTCATTTGATTATATTACTATAGACAAAAGCGAACAAAATTGGGTAAAAAACACTGTTGATTCGGGAAATATAGAGGATGAGCAGTTAAAATTAAAAATAAAAAATATTTTAGAAAAAGACATAAGATATAAGAAAAAACGAAAGGATCTAGGTTTTTTAATTTGTGGTGAATGTGGAAGATATGTAAAACCAGAAGAGTATAGTAATTATAACAAAATGTGTCTTATCTGTTATAATTATTTTACAAAAAAAAGAATGAAAAGTATAATGGATATGTTAGAGGATACCCCTTGGCTTTGTAGGAAGGATTTAGAAGAATATTATAATGATCTTACTTCACAAGAGTACAATAGAATCAAGAAAAAGATAAAGGATAAAGCTGTTGATGAAGTTTATAAAGCTTATTTTGCTTTTAAAGATAAAGAAACAGAAGAAAATTACAAATGGCTTAAAAATAGTTTAAATAAATATGTTTTTGTTGTATCTGGGAAAAAACCTGATGAAATTGATAATTCTACCTGGCAAAAATGGGTAAAATCTTTAAATAAAAAGATATATGAAAAAATTATTAAAAATTATTAA
- the remB gene encoding extracellular matrix regulator RemB: protein MFLHIGEDIVIPLKDIVGIFDIKIRENNSTKEFLQIASEEGFIKEKNEEEEKSFILTSENVYYSSISSATLRKRLDNLYIEQLEAEEDDVE from the coding sequence TTGTTTCTCCATATAGGAGAAGATATAGTTATTCCACTTAAGGATATTGTAGGTATTTTTGATATCAAGATAAGGGAAAATAACAGCACTAAGGAATTTTTACAGATTGCCAGCGAGGAAGGATTTATAAAAGAAAAAAATGAAGAAGAAGAGAAGTCTTTTATATTGACAAGTGAAAATGTGTATTATTCCTCAATATCTTCTGCAACTTTAAGAAAAAGATTAGATAATCTGTATATAGAGCAGTTAGAAGCTGAAGAAGATGATGTGGAATAA
- the gyrB gene encoding DNA topoisomerase (ATP-hydrolyzing) subunit B: MADENKVGSIDNNYDEKQIQVLEGLEAVRKRPGMYIGSTGSRGLHHLIYEVVDNSIDEAMAGYCDEIKIGLESGGVVWVEDNGRGIPVNEHPKKKKPTVEVVMTVLHAGGKFDGEGYKVSGGLHGVGISVVNALSEWLEVEVYRNGYKYYQRYERGKTVTELKEVGETKQTGTLIKFLPDERIFDEVEYDYTVLQKRLQELAFLNKGISIQFEDNRGSEGKVETYRYEGGIKSFVTFLNNNKEVLHSPPVFIEQKKEDYVVEISMQYNTGYMENIHSYVNNINTQEGGTHESGFKIALTRTVNEYAKKHNFLKDGEKLNGEDIREGLTALISVKIPDPQFEGQTKTKLGNADVRKIVETVLYEEFGAYLEENPAVAKKILNKAINASRAREAAKKARELTRRKNALEVTALPGKLADCIEKDPSKSELYIVEGDSAGGSAKQGRDRNFQAILPLRGKILNVEKARLDKILNNNEIRAIVTALGTGVGDEFDITKARYNKIIIMTDADVDGAHIRTLLLTFFYRYMKPLVENGYVYIAQPPLYLVKRKKEKHYIFNESKLEEFLDEYGRDNISLQRYKGLGEMNPTQLWETTMNPKTRTTLQVTLEDAIEADKIFTILMGEKVDPRREFIQSNAKDVRNLDV; encoded by the coding sequence TTGGCTGATGAAAACAAAGTAGGAAGTATTGACAATAATTATGATGAAAAACAAATACAGGTATTAGAAGGTTTAGAAGCTGTAAGGAAAAGACCAGGTATGTACATTGGCTCTACAGGTTCTAGAGGTCTTCATCATCTTATATATGAAGTTGTTGATAATAGTATCGATGAAGCTATGGCTGGTTATTGTGATGAAATAAAGATAGGATTAGAATCAGGTGGAGTGGTATGGGTTGAAGATAATGGACGTGGTATCCCTGTTAATGAACACCCCAAAAAGAAAAAACCAACTGTTGAAGTTGTTATGACCGTTTTGCATGCTGGCGGAAAATTCGATGGTGAAGGTTATAAGGTTTCCGGCGGTCTTCATGGTGTTGGCATTTCAGTTGTAAATGCACTATCTGAGTGGTTAGAAGTAGAGGTATACAGAAATGGTTATAAATATTATCAGAGATACGAACGAGGTAAAACAGTAACAGAATTAAAAGAAGTTGGGGAAACTAAACAAACCGGAACTTTAATTAAGTTTTTGCCCGATGAAAGAATATTTGATGAAGTAGAGTATGATTATACTGTTCTTCAAAAACGGTTACAAGAACTTGCCTTTCTAAATAAGGGCATTAGTATTCAATTTGAAGATAACAGAGGTAGCGAAGGTAAGGTAGAAACTTATAGATATGAAGGCGGTATAAAGTCATTTGTAACTTTTTTAAATAATAATAAAGAGGTTCTTCATAGTCCTCCAGTTTTTATAGAACAGAAGAAAGAGGATTATGTAGTTGAAATATCTATGCAGTATAATACTGGTTATATGGAAAATATACATTCTTATGTAAATAATATCAATACACAGGAAGGCGGAACTCATGAGTCTGGTTTCAAGATTGCCTTAACAAGAACAGTTAATGAGTACGCCAAAAAGCATAATTTTTTGAAAGATGGAGAAAAACTTAATGGTGAAGACATTAGAGAAGGTCTAACAGCATTAATTAGTGTAAAAATTCCAGATCCACAATTTGAAGGACAGACTAAAACAAAACTAGGTAATGCCGATGTGAGGAAAATCGTAGAAACAGTTTTATACGAGGAATTTGGTGCTTATCTAGAAGAAAATCCTGCGGTTGCTAAGAAAATATTAAATAAAGCTATTAACGCTTCAAGGGCTAGAGAAGCAGCTAAAAAAGCAAGAGAGTTAACCAGGCGAAAAAATGCACTTGAAGTTACAGCTCTTCCAGGTAAGCTTGCAGATTGCATAGAGAAAGACCCTTCTAAAAGTGAGTTATATATTGTAGAGGGCGATTCAGCGGGAGGTTCTGCTAAACAGGGTAGAGATAGAAATTTTCAGGCAATTTTACCTTTAAGGGGTAAAATTTTAAATGTAGAAAAGGCAAGACTTGATAAAATACTTAACAACAATGAAATCAGAGCAATTGTAACAGCTCTTGGAACCGGTGTTGGTGATGAATTTGATATAACAAAAGCCAGGTATAACAAAATCATTATAATGACAGATGCTGATGTGGATGGAGCACACATTAGAACCCTTTTATTGACATTTTTTTATAGATATATGAAACCGCTAGTTGAAAATGGCTATGTATATATTGCCCAGCCTCCTCTTTATTTGGTTAAGAGAAAAAAGGAAAAGCATTATATCTTTAACGAAAGTAAGTTGGAAGAATTTCTAGATGAATATGGTAGAGATAATATTTCCCTTCAAAGATATAAGGGTTTGGGCGAGATGAATCCCACCCAGCTATGGGAAACAACTATGAATCCAAAAACAAGAACAACACTTCAAGTTACTCTTGAAGATGCAATTGAGGCTGATAAAATATTTACCATATTGATGGGCGAAAAAGTTGATCCAAGGCGGGAATTTATCCAGTCAAATGCAAAAGATGTTAGGAATCTTGATGTGTAA
- the gyrA gene encoding DNA gyrase subunit A, with protein sequence MEYDSGKIVPIDINQEMKSSFLDYAMSVIVSRAIPDVRDGLKPVHRRILYAMYDLGLGPDKSHKKSARVVGEVLGKYHPHGDVAVYDAMVRMAQDFNTRYPLVDGHGNFGSVDGDKAAAMRYTEVRMERISTELLRDIDKDTIDFALNFDESLKEPEVLPARFPNLLVNGSSGIAVGMATNIPPHNLGEVIDGIVKMIDNPEISLDELMESIKGPDFPTGGVILEKDGIRSAYETGKGTVKIRAKAEIEEIKGNKHQIVIYEIPYQVNKAKLIENIAELVRDKKIEGISDLRDESDRSGLRVVIELKKETRPHTILNQLYKFTTLQQSFGMNMLALVDGQPEVLSLKKLLHSYIEFQKEVIIRRTKYLLDKAEARAHILEGLRIALDHIDAVIELIRNSETVEKARTGLMENFKLSEKQAQAILDMRLQKLTGLERDKIESEYKELLETIKEYKAILADENKTLNIVKEELIEIKDKFSDNRQTMITQEESYLEDEDLIADEDVTIILTHRGYIKRVPLTSYRSQRRGGRGSSGIKTREDDFVEHLFVTSTHNYILFFTNKGRVYYLKVYEIPETSRQARGMAIINLLNLGTDEFVTAVIPIKNFDKGYNLFFATRKGIVKKTKLDEFKSQRKRGIVAINLTDGDELINVSMTDGSKNIILATKKGLAIRFDEREVRSTGRNARGVKGITLSNEDEVIGMDIVKEDGNLLIVSEKGFGKRTNLSEYRVQSRGGKGIYTAKITKRTGELSGVKIVTEEDDVMVVTAFGVIIRLDVSGISEMNRHTQGVKLMKIDEGDRVVTLTTAHKKEEDDQD encoded by the coding sequence ATGGAATACGACAGCGGTAAAATAGTACCTATTGATATAAACCAAGAGATGAAAAGTTCATTCCTTGATTATGCCATGAGTGTAATAGTTAGTAGAGCCATTCCGGATGTCAGGGATGGCTTAAAGCCTGTTCATAGAAGAATTTTGTATGCTATGTACGATCTTGGGCTAGGACCTGATAAATCTCATAAAAAATCAGCTAGGGTCGTAGGTGAGGTCCTAGGTAAATATCATCCTCATGGAGATGTAGCAGTATATGATGCCATGGTAAGAATGGCACAGGATTTTAACACTCGTTATCCTCTAGTTGATGGGCATGGTAATTTTGGTTCTGTAGATGGAGATAAAGCTGCAGCAATGAGGTATACAGAAGTTAGAATGGAAAGAATTTCAACAGAACTTTTAAGAGATATTGATAAAGATACTATAGATTTTGCTTTAAATTTTGACGAATCTTTAAAAGAACCAGAAGTTTTACCAGCAAGATTTCCAAATTTATTGGTAAATGGTTCTTCTGGTATAGCTGTTGGAATGGCTACTAATATACCTCCTCATAATTTGGGTGAGGTTATTGATGGTATTGTTAAAATGATTGATAACCCTGAAATTTCATTGGATGAACTTATGGAATCTATCAAAGGACCTGACTTTCCTACTGGCGGGGTAATTCTTGAAAAAGATGGGATTAGATCTGCATACGAAACAGGTAAAGGTACAGTAAAAATTAGAGCAAAAGCGGAAATAGAAGAAATTAAGGGTAATAAACATCAAATAGTAATTTATGAAATTCCTTATCAGGTAAATAAAGCTAAACTAATCGAGAACATTGCTGAATTAGTTAGAGACAAAAAAATAGAAGGAATAAGTGATTTAAGGGATGAGTCAGATCGCAGTGGTCTTAGAGTAGTTATTGAGTTAAAAAAGGAAACAAGACCCCATACAATTCTAAACCAGCTATATAAATTTACAACGTTACAGCAATCATTTGGTATGAATATGCTGGCTTTAGTTGATGGACAGCCTGAGGTTTTAAGTTTAAAGAAACTATTACATAGCTATATAGAATTTCAAAAAGAAGTAATTATAAGAAGAACAAAATATCTATTGGATAAAGCTGAAGCAAGGGCCCATATCTTAGAAGGTTTAAGAATCGCCCTTGATCATATTGATGCCGTTATTGAGTTGATCAGAAATTCTGAAACTGTAGAAAAAGCTAGAACCGGGCTAATGGAAAACTTTAAACTAAGTGAAAAACAAGCTCAGGCTATACTGGATATGCGACTTCAGAAGCTAACAGGTCTTGAAAGGGATAAGATTGAAAGCGAATATAAAGAGCTATTAGAAACTATTAAAGAGTACAAAGCAATTCTTGCAGATGAAAATAAAACTCTTAATATAGTTAAAGAAGAGTTAATTGAGATAAAAGACAAATTTTCTGATAATAGACAAACAATGATAACGCAAGAAGAATCTTACCTTGAAGATGAAGATTTAATAGCAGATGAAGATGTAACTATAATTTTAACCCATAGAGGTTATATTAAAAGAGTTCCTTTGACTTCATACAGGAGTCAAAGGCGTGGTGGTCGAGGTAGTAGCGGTATTAAAACAAGGGAAGATGATTTTGTTGAACATCTTTTTGTAACATCAACACATAATTACATTTTGTTTTTTACCAACAAAGGTAGGGTATATTATTTAAAAGTTTATGAAATACCCGAAACTTCTAGACAGGCAAGAGGTATGGCTATCATAAATTTACTTAATTTAGGAACAGATGAATTTGTGACTGCTGTTATACCTATTAAAAATTTCGATAAGGGATATAATCTGTTTTTTGCTACAAGAAAAGGTATTGTGAAAAAGACAAAATTAGATGAATTTAAATCACAAAGGAAAAGAGGAATAGTAGCCATAAATCTTACAGATGGCGATGAACTTATAAATGTTAGCATGACTGATGGTTCAAAAAACATAATTCTTGCTACCAAAAAAGGTCTTGCAATAAGATTTGATGAGAGAGAAGTTAGAAGCACCGGAAGAAACGCAAGAGGAGTTAAAGGAATTACTCTCTCAAATGAAGACGAAGTAATTGGTATGGATATTGTAAAAGAAGATGGAAATTTACTAATTGTATCAGAAAAAGGGTTTGGAAAAAGAACAAATCTTTCTGAATACAGGGTACAGAGTAGAGGCGGAAAGGGTATATATACAGCAAAAATTACAAAACGCACAGGTGAACTATCAGGTGTAAAAATTGTTACAGAAGAAGATGATGTTATGGTAGTTACTGCTTTTGGGGTAATAATAAGATTAGATGTAAGCGGTATTTCAGAAATGAATCGCCATACTCAAGGTGTCAAACTAATGAAAATTGATGAAGGAGATAGGGTAGTGACACTTACTACCGCACATAAGAAGGAGGAAGACGATCAGGACTGA
- the ablB gene encoding putative beta-lysine N-acetyltransferase encodes MKIFKLYLDKNTSTNIHGKIYGMDYEIEEKDYYLKVFLDIYNQRVQVLDYEGPDIEGMVKRLDYIAEKNTFGKVYLKAKAYDWEKFLSEGYILEGIFKFYYSGENAYSLAKFFNQERRISYDVEKENEIIKEVTKSSNDVNEIEESYKGKAPEGYVLRYATYEDLDKIAELYDRVFETYPIPLNQKLYLERLMDSEVLFMVIAKKANEQDKDEDETLIEDEIVSVASADMHHNHLTAEMTDCATLPEERGKGHMGYLMKALEKEMIKQNMISLFSLARAKSPGMNLIFHRFDYSYCGRLIKNCNIYGNFENMNLWVKKLQ; translated from the coding sequence ATGAAAATATTTAAATTATATTTAGATAAGAATACTTCTACAAATATCCATGGAAAGATATATGGGATGGATTATGAAATAGAAGAAAAAGATTATTATTTAAAGGTTTTTTTGGATATATATAATCAAAGAGTACAAGTTCTTGATTATGAAGGACCAGATATTGAAGGAATGGTTAAAAGATTAGATTATATAGCCGAAAAAAACACTTTTGGAAAAGTATATTTAAAAGCAAAGGCTTACGATTGGGAAAAGTTTTTATCTGAAGGATATATTCTAGAAGGGATATTTAAATTTTATTACAGCGGAGAAAACGCGTACAGCCTGGCTAAATTTTTTAATCAGGAGCGTAGAATTAGTTATGATGTAGAAAAAGAAAACGAAATTATTAAAGAGGTTACAAAAAGTAGCAATGATGTAAATGAAATAGAGGAAAGTTATAAAGGAAAAGCACCAGAAGGGTATGTTTTAAGGTATGCTACCTATGAGGACTTAGATAAAATTGCTGAATTGTATGATAGAGTTTTTGAGACCTATCCAATTCCTTTAAATCAAAAGTTATATTTAGAAAGATTGATGGATAGTGAAGTTTTATTTATGGTTATAGCGAAAAAGGCTAATGAGCAAGATAAGGATGAAGATGAAACTTTAATTGAAGATGAAATTGTAAGTGTTGCATCAGCTGATATGCATCATAATCATTTGACAGCCGAGATGACTGATTGCGCAACACTACCTGAAGAAAGAGGTAAAGGCCATATGGGATATTTAATGAAAGCTTTAGAAAAAGAGATGATTAAGCAAAATATGATAAGTCTTTTTTCGCTGGCTAGAGCAAAATCACCCGGGATGAATTTAATATTTCATAGATTTGATTATAGTTATTGCGGAAGACTAATTAAAAACTGTAATATATACGGGAATTTTGAAAATATGAATCTATGGGTAAAAAAATTGCAATAA